Proteins encoded by one window of Streptomyces sp. NBC_01571:
- a CDS encoding DUF389 domain-containing protein, with the protein MLHLRLITPAGRTDEVVRLIGRTVGTTHLVVLPGAARDPAGDVVMCDVAREAGDELIGALREFDLDRTGSIAVDNIDLSLSRRADRAEEEAPGEGTDAVLWEHLADASHEESTLSVTYVALLAVATMLAACGVMLDNAILIVGAMAVGPEFGPLAGISTALVRRAPHLVWRSLWALLAGFALAMVLTAGFSRLLDGLGLFEKAMVEAPRPNTAFIWKPDWMSFVVAFLAGIAGTLSLTSAKSGALIGVAISVTTVPAAANAAVALSYADYSQTWGSTWQLLANLGGIVLSGTLTLLAQKWFWARQRAVTPLG; encoded by the coding sequence ATGCTGCATCTGCGTCTGATCACACCGGCCGGACGGACCGACGAGGTGGTGCGCCTGATCGGGCGTACGGTCGGCACCACCCATCTCGTCGTGCTGCCCGGCGCCGCCCGCGACCCGGCCGGGGACGTCGTCATGTGCGACGTCGCACGCGAGGCGGGTGACGAACTGATCGGCGCGCTGAGGGAGTTCGACCTCGACCGGACCGGCTCGATCGCCGTCGACAACATCGACCTGTCGCTCTCCCGGCGCGCCGACAGGGCCGAGGAGGAGGCGCCGGGCGAGGGGACGGACGCGGTGCTGTGGGAGCACCTGGCGGACGCCTCGCACGAGGAGTCGACGCTCAGCGTCACGTATGTGGCGCTGCTGGCGGTCGCGACGATGCTCGCGGCCTGCGGTGTGATGCTGGACAACGCGATCCTGATCGTCGGCGCGATGGCCGTGGGACCGGAGTTCGGGCCGCTCGCCGGGATCTCGACGGCGCTGGTGCGGCGCGCCCCGCACCTGGTGTGGCGGTCGCTGTGGGCGCTGCTCGCCGGATTCGCCCTCGCCATGGTGCTGACCGCGGGCTTCAGTCGGCTCCTCGACGGCCTGGGCCTGTTCGAGAAGGCGATGGTGGAGGCGCCCCGGCCGAACACGGCCTTCATCTGGAAGCCCGACTGGATGTCGTTCGTCGTGGCCTTCCTCGCGGGGATCGCGGGCACCCTCTCCCTCACGTCCGCGAAGTCGGGCGCGCTGATCGGCGTCGCGATCTCGGTGACCACAGTCCCGGCGGCGGCGAACGCGGCGGTCGCCCTCAGCTACGCGGACTACTCCCAGACCTGGGGCTCCACCTGGCAGTTGCTCGCGAATCTGGGCGGCATCGTGCTCTCGGGCACGCTCACCCTGCTCGCCCAGAAGTGGTTCTGGGCGAGGCAGCGTGCGGTGACACCCCTCGGTTAG
- the glmM gene encoding phosphoglucosamine mutase, with the protein MGRLFGTDGVRGVANADLTAELALGLSVAAAHVLAEAGTFEGHRPVAVVGRDPRASGEFLEAAVVAGLASAGVDVLRVGVLPTPAVAYLTGVLGADLGVMLSASHNAMPDNGVKFFARGGHKLADELEDRIEAVYDEHRTGAPWDRPTGSGVGRVRSYDEGFDQYVAHLIGVLPNRLDGLKVVLDEAHGAAARVSPEAFARAGAEIVTIGTAPDGLNINDGCGSTHLDLLKAAVVEHGADLGIAHDGDADRCLAVDHTGAEVDGDQILAVLALAMRERSALRSDTVVATVMSNLGFKLAMEREGVGLIQTAVGDRYVLEEMKQHGYALGGEQSGHVIILDHATTGDGTLTGLMLAARVAQTGRTLQDLASVMERLPQVLINVPDVDRSRVNSSAELAAAVAEAERELGTTGRVLLRPSGTEPLVRVMVEAADIDHARSVAGRLADAVKSSLG; encoded by the coding sequence GTGGGACGACTCTTCGGCACGGACGGCGTGCGCGGTGTCGCCAACGCGGATCTGACGGCCGAGCTCGCGCTCGGTCTCTCCGTAGCGGCGGCGCATGTGCTGGCCGAGGCGGGTACGTTCGAGGGCCACCGGCCGGTGGCGGTGGTCGGGCGGGATCCGCGCGCGTCCGGGGAGTTCCTGGAGGCCGCCGTGGTCGCGGGCCTGGCCAGCGCGGGCGTGGACGTCCTGCGCGTCGGTGTGCTGCCCACCCCCGCGGTGGCGTACCTCACCGGTGTGCTGGGTGCCGACCTCGGTGTGATGCTCTCGGCGAGCCACAACGCCATGCCGGACAACGGCGTCAAGTTCTTCGCCCGCGGCGGGCACAAGCTCGCCGACGAGCTGGAGGACAGGATCGAGGCCGTGTACGACGAGCACCGCACCGGTGCTCCCTGGGACCGGCCCACGGGTTCGGGTGTCGGGCGCGTGCGCTCGTACGACGAGGGCTTCGACCAGTACGTCGCCCACCTGATCGGTGTGCTCCCGAACCGTCTCGACGGTCTCAAGGTCGTCCTGGACGAGGCGCACGGTGCCGCCGCCCGGGTGTCCCCGGAGGCCTTCGCGCGGGCCGGCGCGGAGATCGTCACGATCGGTACCGCCCCGGACGGCCTGAACATCAACGACGGCTGCGGGTCCACGCACCTCGACCTCCTCAAGGCCGCCGTCGTCGAGCACGGCGCCGATCTCGGCATCGCGCACGACGGTGACGCCGACCGCTGCCTCGCCGTGGACCACACGGGCGCCGAGGTGGACGGCGACCAGATCCTGGCCGTACTCGCGCTGGCGATGCGGGAGCGTTCCGCACTGCGCTCCGACACCGTTGTCGCGACGGTCATGTCCAACCTGGGTTTCAAGCTCGCCATGGAGCGCGAGGGCGTCGGCCTCATCCAGACCGCGGTCGGTGACCGCTACGTCCTGGAGGAGATGAAGCAGCACGGGTACGCGCTCGGCGGCGAGCAGTCCGGCCATGTGATCATCCTCGACCACGCCACGACCGGCGACGGCACGCTGACCGGCCTGATGCTGGCGGCCCGGGTCGCCCAGACGGGCCGTACGCTCCAGGACCTCGCGTCCGTCATGGAGCGGCTGCCGCAGGTCCTCATCAACGTCCCCGACGTCGACCGCTCGCGGGTGAACAGCTCCGCCGAGCTGGCGGCCGCGGTCGCCGAGGCCGAGCGTGAACTCGGCACCACCGGACGGGTGCTGCTGCGTCCCTCCGGCACCGAGCCGCTCGTCCGGGTCATGGTCGAGGCCGCCGACATCGACCATGCCCGGTCGGTGGCCGGCCGGCTCGCGGACGCCGTGAAGTCCTCGCTCGGCTAA
- the glmS gene encoding glutamine--fructose-6-phosphate transaminase (isomerizing): protein MCGIVGYVGSQSALDVVMAGLKRLEYRGYDSAGVAVPADGGLAAAKRAGKLVNLEKELVDRPLPTGTTGIGHTRWATHGGPTDANAHPHLDNAGRVAVVHNGIIENFAELRAELTERGHELVSETDTEVVAHLLAEEFSVCADLAEAMRLVCRRLEGAFTLVAVHADTPDVVVGARRNSPLVVGVGEGEAFLASDVTAFIDHTRSAIELGQDQVVELRRDGVTVTGFDGRPADVRSYHVDWDAAAAEKGGYDYFMLKEIAEQPKAVADTLLGRIDAGGSLRLDEVRIPVRELREVDKVVIVACGTAFHAGLIAKYAIEHWTRIPCEVELASEFRYRDPILGARALVIAISQSGETMDTLMALRHAREQGSKVLAICNTNGSTIPRESDAVLYTHAGPEVAVASTKAFLTQLVACYLVALYLGQVRGTKWGDEIQAVIRDLSHISGEVERVLETMEPVRELARTLADKRTVLFLGRHVGYPVALEGALKLKELAYMHAEGFAAGELKHGPIALIEEDLPVVVVVPSPRGRSVLHDKIVSNIQEIRARGARTIVIAEEGDEAVVPYADHLIRIPVTPTLLQPLVATVPLQVFACELATARGNEVDQPRNLAKSVTVE from the coding sequence ATGTGCGGAATCGTGGGATACGTGGGGTCGCAGTCGGCGCTTGACGTGGTGATGGCCGGACTGAAGCGACTGGAGTACCGGGGGTACGACTCGGCGGGCGTCGCCGTACCGGCGGACGGCGGACTGGCCGCGGCGAAGAGGGCCGGGAAACTGGTCAACCTGGAGAAGGAGCTGGTCGACCGGCCACTGCCGACCGGGACGACCGGGATCGGGCACACCCGCTGGGCCACCCACGGCGGCCCCACGGATGCGAACGCGCATCCGCACCTCGACAACGCGGGCCGCGTCGCCGTCGTCCACAACGGGATCATCGAGAACTTCGCCGAACTGCGCGCCGAACTCACCGAGCGCGGCCACGAGCTGGTCTCCGAGACCGACACCGAGGTGGTCGCGCACCTGCTCGCCGAGGAGTTCTCGGTCTGCGCCGACCTCGCGGAGGCGATGCGGCTGGTGTGCCGGCGCCTGGAGGGCGCGTTCACGCTGGTCGCGGTGCACGCCGACACGCCGGACGTGGTGGTGGGCGCGCGCCGCAACTCGCCGCTCGTGGTGGGGGTCGGCGAGGGCGAGGCCTTCCTCGCCTCGGACGTCACCGCGTTCATCGACCACACGCGGTCGGCGATCGAGCTGGGCCAGGACCAGGTGGTGGAGCTGCGCCGGGACGGCGTGACGGTCACCGGTTTCGACGGGCGGCCCGCCGACGTGCGCTCGTACCACGTGGACTGGGACGCGGCGGCGGCCGAGAAGGGCGGCTACGACTACTTCATGCTCAAGGAGATCGCCGAGCAGCCCAAGGCGGTCGCCGACACGCTCCTCGGCCGCATCGACGCGGGTGGCTCGCTCAGGCTGGACGAGGTGCGGATTCCCGTGCGCGAGCTGCGGGAGGTCGACAAGGTCGTCATCGTGGCCTGCGGTACGGCCTTCCACGCCGGGCTGATCGCCAAATACGCCATCGAGCACTGGACGCGGATCCCGTGCGAGGTGGAGCTGGCCAGCGAGTTCCGCTACCGCGACCCCATCCTGGGCGCGCGTGCCCTGGTCATCGCGATCTCCCAGTCCGGCGAGACCATGGACACCCTCATGGCGCTGCGGCACGCGCGGGAACAGGGCTCCAAGGTGCTGGCGATCTGCAACACCAACGGCTCGACGATCCCGCGCGAGTCGGACGCGGTGCTCTACACGCACGCGGGCCCGGAGGTCGCGGTCGCCTCGACCAAGGCGTTCCTCACCCAGCTGGTGGCCTGCTACCTGGTCGCGCTGTATCTCGGCCAGGTGCGCGGCACCAAGTGGGGCGACGAGATCCAGGCCGTGATCCGGGACCTGTCCCACATCTCCGGCGAGGTCGAACGGGTCCTGGAGACCATGGAGCCGGTACGGGAACTGGCGCGGACGCTCGCGGACAAGCGGACGGTCCTGTTCCTCGGCCGGCACGTCGGCTATCCGGTCGCGCTGGAGGGCGCCCTCAAGCTCAAGGAACTCGCGTACATGCACGCCGAGGGCTTCGCGGCGGGCGAGCTGAAGCACGGGCCGATCGCGCTGATCGAGGAGGACCTGCCGGTCGTCGTGGTCGTGCCCTCGCCGCGCGGCCGGTCCGTCCTGCACGACAAGATCGTGTCCAACATCCAGGAGATCCGGGCCCGGGGCGCGCGCACGATCGTGATCGCGGAGGAGGGCGACGAGGCGGTGGTGCCGTACGCCGACCACCTGATCCGCATTCCGGTGACCCCGACCCTGCTCCAGCCGCTGGTGGCCACGGTTCCCCTGCAGGTGTTCGCCTGCGAGCTGGCGACGGCCCGGGGCAACGAGGTGGACCAGCCGCGCAACCTGGCGAAGTCGGTGACGGTGGAGTGA
- a CDS encoding IS1182 family transposase, whose protein sequence is MFEVEPVGKKRPQGQLAAVDKTFRPFDPHQVLLLPPSLDDWLPEGHLARFVADLVDEVLDLGPVLADYTEKRGYPPYDPRLMVRLLIYGYTTGVRSSRAIERRLADDVAFRFLAAGQEPDFRSIARFRRRHLDALAGLFTQSLHLAQTLGMVKMGRVALDGTKLEASASKHKAMSYGRLVDKEERIEAEIAALEAKAHALLTDAEAADEAEDDTFGVDGKEADLPAELDRREKRLAKLQAARAQIEAEAAAKARAHAEDKERRRQERAASSDEQAVTDAGEAAAAKARPKPKAQANFTDPDSRIMKNSDGAYIQAYNAQAVVDEEHQVITAADVTTNPSDALNYTTMLDQSAHNTGIHPKQALVDAGYCSETNLEAANERQLACGTDTFMATGRLAHDEQVPPAPRGRIPKDATLKERMARKLRTKPGRKAYSRRKAIVEPVFGQVMTCQNGRQLLLRGEDGARGEWRLLAACHNLRKIFRHSGLAAQAG, encoded by the coding sequence CTGTTCGAGGTCGAGCCGGTCGGGAAGAAGCGGCCGCAGGGTCAGCTGGCGGCGGTGGACAAGACGTTTCGGCCCTTCGATCCGCATCAGGTCCTGCTGCTGCCGCCGTCGCTGGACGACTGGCTGCCCGAGGGCCACCTGGCCCGGTTCGTCGCCGACCTGGTCGATGAGGTGCTCGACCTCGGACCGGTCCTGGCGGACTACACCGAAAAGCGCGGCTACCCGCCCTACGATCCGCGGCTGATGGTACGACTGCTGATCTACGGCTACACCACCGGCGTCCGCTCCTCCCGGGCGATCGAGCGCCGCCTGGCCGACGATGTCGCGTTCCGGTTCCTGGCCGCCGGCCAGGAACCGGACTTCCGCTCGATCGCCCGCTTCCGCCGCCGCCACCTCGACGCGCTGGCCGGTCTGTTCACCCAGTCCCTGCACCTCGCACAGACACTCGGCATGGTCAAGATGGGACGCGTCGCGCTGGACGGCACGAAACTGGAGGCCAGCGCCTCCAAACACAAGGCGATGAGCTACGGCCGCCTGGTCGACAAGGAAGAGCGGATAGAGGCCGAGATCGCCGCTCTGGAAGCGAAGGCCCACGCCCTGCTGACCGACGCCGAGGCCGCCGACGAAGCCGAGGACGACACCTTCGGCGTGGACGGCAAGGAGGCGGACCTGCCCGCCGAGCTGGACCGGCGTGAGAAACGCCTGGCGAAGCTGCAGGCCGCCCGCGCGCAGATCGAGGCCGAGGCCGCCGCCAAGGCCCGCGCCCACGCCGAGGACAAGGAACGCCGCCGTCAGGAACGTGCCGCCAGCAGCGACGAGCAGGCCGTCACCGACGCCGGGGAAGCGGCCGCCGCCAAGGCCCGTCCCAAGCCCAAAGCCCAGGCCAACTTCACCGACCCCGACTCGCGGATCATGAAGAACAGCGACGGCGCCTACATCCAGGCCTACAACGCCCAGGCCGTCGTCGACGAAGAACACCAGGTCATCACCGCCGCCGACGTGACGACCAACCCCTCCGACGCACTGAACTACACCACGATGCTCGACCAGTCCGCCCACAACACCGGCATCCACCCCAAGCAGGCCCTGGTCGACGCCGGGTACTGCTCCGAGACCAACCTCGAAGCCGCGAACGAGCGCCAACTGGCCTGCGGCACCGACACCTTCATGGCCACCGGCCGACTCGCCCACGACGAGCAGGTCCCGCCCGCTCCACGCGGACGCATCCCCAAGGACGCCACGCTGAAGGAGCGCATGGCCCGCAAACTGCGGACCAAACCCGGCCGGAAGGCATACAGCCGCCGCAAAGCCATCGTCGAACCTGTCTTCGGACAGGTCATGACCTGCCAGAACGGCCGCCAGCTCCTCCTGCGTGGCGAGGACGGCGCCCGCGGTGAGTGGCGACTGCTCGCCGCCTGCCACAACCTCCGCAAGATCTTCCGACACTCCGGGCTCGCCGCCCAGGCCGGCTGA
- the rpsI gene encoding 30S ribosomal protein S9 yields the protein MAETTVEQPVEETELVDIENYTTESEVPVEGEYTSESLAGRFGDPQPAAGLGRRKNAIARVRIVPGTGKWKINGRTLEDYFPNKVHQQEVNEPFKVLELDNRYDVIARISGGGVSGQAGALRLGVARALNEADVDNNRPALKKAGFLKRDDRAVERKKAGLKKARKAPQYSKR from the coding sequence GTGGCCGAGACCACCGTTGAGCAGCCGGTCGAAGAGACTGAGCTCGTCGACATCGAGAACTACACCACCGAGTCCGAGGTCCCCGTCGAGGGCGAGTACACCTCGGAGTCGCTCGCGGGCCGCTTCGGCGACCCGCAGCCGGCCGCCGGCCTGGGCCGTCGCAAGAACGCCATCGCCCGCGTCCGGATCGTCCCGGGCACCGGCAAGTGGAAGATCAACGGTCGCACCCTTGAGGACTACTTCCCCAACAAGGTGCACCAGCAGGAAGTCAACGAGCCCTTCAAGGTGCTCGAGCTCGACAACCGCTACGACGTCATCGCCCGTATCTCGGGTGGCGGCGTCTCCGGTCAGGCCGGTGCGCTCCGTCTCGGTGTCGCCCGCGCGCTGAACGAGGCCGACGTCGACAACAACCGCCCGGCGCTGAAGAAGGCCGGCTTCCTCAAGCGCGACGACCGTGCGGTCGAGCGCAAGAAGGCCGGTCTCAAGAAGGCCCGTAAGGCCCCGCAGTACAGCAAGCGTTAA
- a CDS encoding holo-ACP synthase gives MSIIGVGIDVAEIDRFRASLERTPGLAQRLFLEQELHLPSGERRGIASLAVRFAAKEAVAKALGAPGGMHWTDAEVYVEDSGRPRLRVRGTVAARAAELGVMSWHVSLSHDAGVASAVVIAEG, from the coding sequence ATGAGCATCATCGGGGTCGGTATCGACGTGGCCGAGATCGACCGGTTCCGCGCGTCGCTGGAGCGTACGCCGGGGCTGGCCCAACGGCTCTTCCTGGAGCAGGAGTTGCACCTGCCGAGCGGGGAGCGCCGGGGCATCGCCTCGCTCGCCGTGCGGTTCGCCGCGAAGGAGGCGGTCGCCAAGGCGCTGGGCGCTCCGGGCGGAATGCACTGGACGGACGCCGAGGTCTATGTCGAGGACAGCGGCCGGCCGCGGCTGCGGGTGCGGGGCACCGTGGCGGCACGCGCGGCCGAACTGGGCGTCATGTCGTGGCATGTGTCGCTCAGCCATGACGCGGGCGTGGCTTCGGCGGTGGTGATCGCGGAGGGGTAG
- the rplM gene encoding 50S ribosomal protein L13 encodes MRTYSPKPGDITRQWYVIDAQDVVLGRLATTAANILRGKHKPIYAPHVDAGDFVIIINADKVHLSGNKKTQKLAYRHSGYPGGLRSVRYDELLAKNPEKAVEKAIKGMVPKNTLGRQVLSKLKVYAGENHPHAAQQPVPFEITQVAQ; translated from the coding sequence GTGCGTACGTACAGCCCCAAGCCCGGCGACATCACTCGCCAGTGGTACGTCATCGACGCCCAGGATGTCGTCCTGGGTCGTCTGGCGACCACTGCAGCGAACATCCTGCGGGGCAAGCACAAGCCGATCTATGCGCCCCACGTAGACGCTGGTGACTTCGTCATCATCATCAACGCCGACAAGGTGCACCTCTCCGGCAACAAGAAGACCCAGAAGCTGGCGTACCGCCACTCCGGTTACCCGGGTGGTCTGCGCTCCGTCCGTTACGACGAGCTGCTGGCGAAGAACCCCGAGAAGGCCGTCGAGAAGGCCATCAAGGGCATGGTTCCGAAGAACACCCTGGGCCGTCAGGTGCTCTCGAAGCTGAAGGTCTACGCGGGCGAGAACCACCCGCACGCTGCGCAGCAGCCGGTCCCGTTCGAGATCACCCAGGTCGCGCAGTAG
- a CDS encoding NAD(P)H-hydrate dehydratase yields MRTAYSVETVRAAERELMARLPEGALMQRAAAGLAAACADVLGRVYGSRVVLLVGSGDNGGDALYAGARLARRGAGVTALLLAPERTHATGLAALRRAGGGTVAGGDGFLGTARELIRRADLVVDGIVGIGGEGGLRPDAAPLAEFAADSRAVVVAVDLPSGVEADTGEVRGPAVRADLTVTFGTHKPGLLIDPAREYAGSVRLVDIGLDLPDAAELEALQHVDVAARLPAPGAESDKYRRGVVGIAAGSARYPGAAVLAVSGALRGGAGAVRYVGPAADAVISRFPETLVSDLGPARAGRVQAWVVGPGAGDDASAVAEVLEAEVPVLVDADGLRLADRETVRGRTAPTLLTPHAGEAAALLGVSRESVERARLASVRELAARYGATVLLKGSTTLVADPGGGVVRVNPTGTAWLATAGSGDVLSGLAGSLLASGLSALDAGSVGAYLHGLAGRLAAEGAPVGAHDVAEAVRDAWRDVMG; encoded by the coding sequence ATGCGTACTGCGTACAGCGTGGAGACCGTGAGGGCCGCCGAACGGGAGCTGATGGCACGGCTCCCCGAGGGGGCGTTGATGCAGCGGGCGGCCGCCGGACTCGCCGCCGCCTGCGCGGACGTGCTGGGGCGGGTGTACGGCAGCCGGGTCGTGCTGCTGGTCGGCAGCGGGGACAACGGCGGGGACGCGCTGTACGCGGGCGCGCGCCTCGCCCGGCGCGGGGCGGGCGTCACCGCGCTGCTGCTCGCGCCCGAACGCACCCATGCCACGGGGCTGGCCGCGCTGCGACGGGCCGGCGGCGGCACGGTCGCGGGCGGGGACGGCTTCCTCGGCACCGCGCGGGAACTGATCCGGCGGGCCGACCTCGTCGTCGACGGCATCGTGGGGATCGGGGGCGAGGGCGGTCTGCGGCCCGACGCGGCGCCGCTCGCGGAGTTCGCCGCGGACTCCCGTGCGGTGGTGGTCGCCGTGGACCTGCCGAGCGGTGTCGAGGCGGACACCGGAGAGGTCCGGGGTCCGGCGGTCCGCGCCGATCTCACGGTGACCTTCGGGACCCACAAGCCGGGGCTGCTGATCGATCCGGCGCGCGAGTACGCCGGTTCCGTGCGCCTCGTGGACATCGGGCTCGATCTGCCCGACGCGGCCGAACTGGAAGCCCTCCAGCACGTGGACGTGGCGGCGCGGCTGCCCGCGCCGGGGGCGGAGAGCGACAAGTACCGGCGGGGCGTGGTGGGGATCGCGGCCGGGTCCGCCCGGTATCCCGGCGCCGCCGTGCTCGCCGTCTCCGGGGCACTGCGCGGCGGGGCGGGGGCGGTGCGCTACGTCGGGCCCGCGGCGGACGCCGTGATCTCCCGTTTCCCCGAGACGCTGGTGTCGGACCTGGGGCCCGCGCGGGCCGGGCGGGTGCAGGCGTGGGTGGTGGGGCCCGGCGCCGGGGACGACGCGTCGGCGGTGGCCGAGGTGCTGGAGGCGGAGGTGCCGGTGCTCGTCGACGCGGACGGGCTGCGGCTGGCGGACCGTGAGACGGTGCGCGGGCGTACCGCGCCGACGCTGCTGACCCCGCATGCCGGGGAGGCGGCGGCGTTGCTCGGGGTGTCGCGGGAGTCGGTGGAGAGGGCCCGGCTGGCGTCCGTGCGGGAGCTGGCGGCGCGGTACGGGGCGACGGTGCTGCTGAAGGGGTCGACGACGCTGGTCGCCGATCCGGGGGGCGGGGTGGTGCGGGTGAATCCGACGGGGACCGCGTGGCTGGCCACCGCGGGGAGCGGGGATGTGCTGTCGGGGCTTGCCGGGTCGCTGCTCGCGTCGGGGCTGTCGGCGTTGGACGCGGGGAGTGTGGGGGCGTATCTCCATGGGCTGGCGGGGCGGCTTGCGGCGGAGGGGGCTCCGGTGGGGGCGCATGACGTCGCGGAGGCGGTACGGGACGCTTGGCGCGACGTGATGGGCTGA
- a CDS encoding L,D-transpeptidase family protein — MACRSAVVMLALLTVLPAQTALADADGPLTPGPEALLVPGRAAATGFLVPGVAPGPRLSWQGPADTPDQMLPPEAYTPSAREDAVEPRDATAEADALIEYVPPAGAADRALSCSRRTGPYQRQVERWLKLRVDGRQSGGDCRAIRTFQSRHGIKPITGFAGPVTWARMQLLSARKNPNAAGKCPVRSSRVACVDLTRQLTWVQKGKKVLWGPVPMRSGRAGYRTRTGQFKIYWKHKNHWSTLYNSPMPYSQFFSGGQAFHAIYGSVYDRHGSWGCVNLRLADARSLWNVLRKGDRVSVWGHRAGT; from the coding sequence ATGGCCTGCCGAAGCGCGGTGGTGATGCTGGCGCTGCTGACGGTACTGCCCGCACAGACCGCCCTGGCCGACGCGGACGGCCCCCTGACGCCCGGCCCGGAGGCCCTGCTGGTGCCCGGCCGGGCGGCGGCCACGGGGTTCCTGGTGCCCGGCGTGGCGCCCGGCCCGCGCCTGTCGTGGCAGGGGCCGGCGGACACGCCGGACCAGATGCTCCCGCCGGAGGCATACACGCCGAGCGCCCGCGAGGACGCCGTGGAACCGCGGGATGCCACCGCCGAGGCGGACGCCCTGATCGAGTACGTCCCGCCGGCCGGCGCCGCCGACAGGGCCCTGTCGTGCAGCAGGCGGACCGGCCCCTACCAGCGCCAGGTCGAGCGCTGGCTGAAGCTGAGGGTGGACGGCCGGCAGTCCGGCGGCGACTGCCGCGCGATCCGGACGTTCCAGTCCCGCCACGGGATCAAGCCGATCACCGGTTTCGCCGGACCCGTGACCTGGGCCCGTATGCAGCTGCTGTCCGCGCGCAAGAACCCGAACGCGGCCGGGAAGTGCCCCGTCCGCTCCTCCCGCGTCGCCTGCGTGGACCTGACCCGGCAGCTCACCTGGGTGCAGAAGGGGAAGAAGGTGCTGTGGGGACCGGTGCCGATGCGCAGCGGGCGGGCCGGGTACCGGACCAGGACCGGCCAGTTCAAGATCTACTGGAAGCACAAGAACCACTGGTCGACGCTGTACAACAGCCCCATGCCGTACAGCCAGTTCTTCAGCGGCGGCCAGGCCTTCCACGCCATCTACGGCAGTGTCTACGACCGGCACGGCTCGTGGGGCTGCGTCAATCTGCGCCTCGCCGACGCCCGCTCGCTGTGGAACGTGCTCAGGAAGGGCGACCGGGTGTCCGTGTGGGGCCACAGGGCCGGTACCTGA
- the coaA gene encoding type I pantothenate kinase: protein MPRSAHRHKPEATPYVDLTRAEWSALREKTPLPLNAEEVEKLRGLGDVIDLDEVRDIYLPLSRLLNLYVGATDGLRGALNTFLGEKGSQSGTPFVIGVAGSVAVGKSTVARLLQALLSRWPEHPRVELVTTDGFLLPTKELEARGLMSRKGFPESYDRRALTRFVADIKAGKDEVTAPVYSHLIYDIVPGRKLTVRRPDILIVEGLNVLQPALPGKDGRTRVGLADYFDFSVYVDARAEDIEAWYLNRFRKLRATAFQNPSSYFRKYTQVSEEEALDYARTTWRTINKPNLMENVAPTRGRAALVVRKGPDHKVQRLSLRKL from the coding sequence ATGCCCCGGAGCGCCCACCGGCACAAGCCGGAGGCGACTCCCTACGTCGATCTCACCCGTGCCGAGTGGAGCGCGCTGCGCGAAAAGACGCCGCTGCCGCTGAACGCCGAGGAGGTCGAGAAGCTGCGCGGTCTGGGCGATGTCATCGACCTCGACGAGGTGCGGGACATCTATCTGCCGCTGTCCAGACTGCTGAATCTGTACGTCGGTGCCACGGACGGGCTGAGAGGGGCGCTGAACACCTTCCTCGGCGAGAAGGGCTCGCAGTCCGGCACCCCGTTCGTGATAGGCGTGGCGGGGTCGGTCGCCGTCGGAAAGTCCACCGTCGCCCGCCTTCTCCAGGCCCTGCTCTCCCGCTGGCCCGAACACCCTCGCGTCGAACTCGTGACCACTGACGGCTTCCTGCTCCCCACCAAGGAGCTGGAGGCACGTGGCCTGATGTCGCGGAAGGGCTTCCCCGAGTCGTACGACCGCCGGGCCCTCACCCGGTTCGTCGCCGACATCAAGGCGGGCAAGGACGAGGTCACCGCCCCTGTCTACTCCCACCTCATCTACGACATCGTCCCCGGCCGGAAGCTCACGGTCCGCCGCCCCGACATCCTCATCGTCGAAGGCCTGAACGTGCTCCAGCCCGCCCTGCCGGGCAAGGACGGCCGCACCCGCGTCGGCCTCGCCGACTACTTCGACTTCAGCGTGTACGTCGACGCCCGCGCCGAGGACATCGAGGCCTGGTACCTCAACCGCTTCCGCAAGCTGCGCGCCACCGCCTTCCAGAACCCCTCCTCGTACTTCCGCAAGTACACCCAGGTCTCCGAGGAGGAGGCACTCGACTACGCCCGCACGACCTGGCGGACCATCAACAAGCCCAACCTGATGGAGAACGTGGCCCCCACCCGTGGCCGCGCCGCCCTCGTCGTCCGCAAGGGTCCGGACCACAAGGTGCAGCGCCTCAGTCTGCGCAAGCTGTAG